The following is a genomic window from Syntrophorhabdales bacterium.
CCGCTCTCCATCGAAGAGCACGAACGGGTCGGAGGAGTTCTCAAAAAAAGATCGGAATCGTGACTCGCTTTCCCTCAACTGGGCTTCGGCCACCTCGCGACGCGTGACGTCGATCCACAGGTTCACAATGAGATCCTTCCGGAGCACGACGCTCCGGTGCTCAAAGGTTCGGATTGTCCCGTCTGCGCAAATGTAAGGTTGTACCCGCGGTTCACCGCTGCCGGAGCGGACAACGTGTCTCCACGCCCTGTAGGCCTCGCTTCTCGCCTTCCGGTCAGGGATGGCCTTCTTCATCAGCGACTTTGTTGAGGGCGTTTCGGTAAGGGTATAGCCGAGCGTGTCAACTATCTGATTGTTTATGTAGAGGGCGTTGCCGGTGGGGCTCCCGAGTACAGCAACTCCGACCGGTAGTTTATCCAGAATCGACACAAGGTCATCTTTGTCTGCGTGAACCATCCATGATCCACGCTCAGGTCGAGCGCCTGCTTCGGCTCGTTTCTTAGCCTTGTTAGGAGACCTGTGTCTTCCGTTCGGGGGGCTCGATCTACGAACGACGTTATGCGTGTAGGCCATGCTATTCTCCCTTTGTGGCAAATAACTCCCAAAGGTACATTATCGCGTAATCAACCGGGAACAAGCAAGAGTAGTGTCCAGCAGGAACAATGCGCCGGGCTCTCCTTTCGCTGGAGTTGCTGGCATTGTACATTACCCGTGACAAGCGGTACCTTTGTATTACAAGCATACGCAGTTTCTGTGAACGGGGATTTCAAATCTCGATGTTATTTGGCACGTATGTTGCTGCGATAAGAGAATGCCGCCTGATTTTATAATATCTTTACTGTACACTATGATCCATGGGGCTCTATCCGTGGGAAGGTGCAAAAGATATACACGAGAGACGTGTCAAACAGGAAATGGTTTCAGGCTGCACAGTTATTGTCAACTCAGGAAGACGCATACCATGCAAGCCTGGCTCGCGGGACTGATGTGTATTGCACTAGCGGGGCTTCCGGGAATGCTTTTTGCCGGTGCTCCACTCGACACGGTGAAGAGAAATGTTGACAGTGTGCTCCAGATACTGCGTGATCCCAAACTCCAGGGCGAATCGGGAAGAAAGGTAAAAGAACAAAAGATCGAGGCCATTGTCGATCAACTGTTTGACTACGTGGAACTTTCGAAAAGGACCCTGGGGCTCAACTGGAATACGTTCACGATCGAGCAGCGCAAGGAATTCGTTCAGCTTTTCAGGTCCGTCCTCAAGGATACGTACATTGATAGGGTTACGACTTACAGCAACGAGCAAATTACTTTCATCAAGGAAGTGCCTCTATCGGATACAGCCTTCGAGGTTCAAGCTGTCGTCACCACGAAAAGCGGTCAGATTCCCGTAAGCTGCCGGGTTATCAGGGAAGGGGCAGAGTGGAAGGTTTATGACGTCGTGATCGAGGGCGTGAGCCTGGTTAACAACTATCGCACCCAGTTCCGGGAGATCCTCGCCAACAATCCGCCGGAAAAGCTGCTCGAAATACTCCGGGAAAAGCCGGGCACGCTCTCGTCGACACTCCCTCGCAGGTCGTAGCAGCATCTCCTGCACATCGCGGTTTGAATTGCTTCTACACGCCGAGATAGCGCGAGCGTATCTCCGGATTCTCTCTCAACTTCTCCGGCTCGGATTCCCAGACAATGGCCCCTCTGCTCATGATGTACACGTAATCGGCTATTTTGAGTGCGAAGGCAGAATCCTGGTCTACCAGGAGCAATGAAAGCTCCTGGGCTTTGATTTCCTTGATAATGCGGTGTACCTCACGAACCAGAAGGGGTGAAAGGCCCTCGGTCGGTTCATCCATGAGGAGTAAATCCGGATTACCCATGAGTGCGCGACCGCACGCAAGCATCTGTTGCTCACCGCCGCTTAACGTTCTTGCCCTTGACGACGATCGCTTCTCAAGGTTGGTGAACGTTGAGAATATTTCATTTATAGACCAGCGCGCGTTGCTTCCGCCTTGAGCCGCGATGTCCAGATTCTCTTTGACCGTAAGGGAAGGGAATGTGCGCCTTCCCTGGGGTACGAGGCCGATTCCCATTCTGACAATACGATAGATGCTCAGCTGAGTGATGTCCTGTCCCTTGAAAATGATGTTGCCCTGGCGAGGCGGTGTGAAACCGATAATCGAGCGCAGTAACGTGGTTTTACCCGCCCCGTTCCTGCCCAGTATGGCTATGACCTTGCCTTTCTCAACGTTTATGCTGACGCCTTGAAGTACGTGCGAGTCTCCGTAATATGTATGTATGTTTCGGACTTCGAGGAGGCTCATCAGTCCACACCCATGTATATTTCCTGCACCTGCGCATTGCCTTTCACTTCTTCAGGCGAACCGAAGGCTACGACCGTGCCGTAATGCAGCACCATTACCTTTTCTGCGATTCCAAAGGTC
Proteins encoded in this region:
- a CDS encoding ABC transporter substrate-binding protein, with the translated sequence MQAWLAGLMCIALAGLPGMLFAGAPLDTVKRNVDSVLQILRDPKLQGESGRKVKEQKIEAIVDQLFDYVELSKRTLGLNWNTFTIEQRKEFVQLFRSVLKDTYIDRVTTYSNEQITFIKEVPLSDTAFEVQAVVTTKSGQIPVSCRVIREGAEWKVYDVVIEGVSLVNNYRTQFREILANNPPEKLLEILREKPGTLSSTLPRRS
- a CDS encoding ABC transporter ATP-binding protein, translating into MSLLEVRNIHTYYGDSHVLQGVSINVEKGKVIAILGRNGAGKTTLLRSIIGFTPPRQGNIIFKGQDITQLSIYRIVRMGIGLVPQGRRTFPSLTVKENLDIAAQGGSNARWSINEIFSTFTNLEKRSSSRARTLSGGEQQMLACGRALMGNPDLLLMDEPTEGLSPLLVREVHRIIKEIKAQELSLLLVDQDSAFALKIADYVYIMSRGAIVWESEPEKLRENPEIRSRYLGV